A single Leptospira kirschneri serovar Cynopteri str. 3522 CT DNA region contains:
- the rpe gene encoding ribulose-phosphate 3-epimerase — protein sequence MKISASILATKLTELAKTVSDYDPTAIDLIHMDVMDGNFVPQISFGEALTKEVKSLTSIPLDVHLMVTKPENHVFKYYEFNPYCITFHIETTDFPIRLAQEIKSHGTKVGVSLNPGTPVSSLENVLPYVDLILLMTVEPGFYGQKFIVNGMDKIRKVKELIGSRPVELEVDGGVNDTNIQELKKNGVDIVVVGAGLYKTGNPVENAKNLKYLAASI from the coding sequence TTGAAAATTTCTGCATCCATACTTGCGACTAAACTCACGGAACTTGCAAAAACAGTTTCCGATTACGATCCGACTGCGATAGATCTTATACACATGGACGTTATGGACGGTAACTTCGTTCCACAAATTAGTTTCGGAGAAGCTCTCACTAAGGAAGTAAAATCACTCACATCGATTCCGTTAGACGTTCATTTAATGGTTACTAAACCGGAAAATCATGTTTTTAAATATTATGAATTCAATCCTTATTGTATTACGTTTCATATTGAAACGACTGATTTTCCGATTCGTCTTGCGCAAGAAATCAAGAGTCATGGAACAAAAGTAGGAGTTTCTTTAAATCCAGGAACTCCAGTTTCTTCTTTGGAAAACGTTTTACCCTATGTGGATTTAATTCTATTAATGACGGTAGAACCTGGTTTTTACGGACAAAAATTCATCGTAAATGGAATGGATAAAATTCGTAAGGTAAAAGAACTGATTGGTTCTAGACCGGTTGAACTCGAAGTAGATGGGGGAGTCAACGATACCAATATTCAAGAACTAAAGAAAAACGGAGTAGATATCGTAGTAGTTGGAGCCGGACTTTATAAAACCGGAAATCCGGTAGAAAATGCAAAAAATCTAAAGTATTTAGCGGCAAGTATTTAA